One genomic segment of Chitinophaga sancti includes these proteins:
- a CDS encoding DUF72 domain-containing protein has protein sequence MNGLYKSGTSGLVLPVPNKAAFPPAYRDKSRLTYYSSLFNSIEINSSFYKLPKGSTVKKWTEEVPPHFVFTYKLWQEITHIKGLAFNPGDVLNFMTVIDQAGDQKGCLLVQFPPSLTIDGFGQVESLLSLISGWKVALEFRHSSWYISETFELADEYGASIVLHDIPKSKNTRLNNKANFVYLRFHGPAGDYKGGYTHAQLEQHALQIKEWMREEKEVYVYFNNTIGDAITNLMTLNALIG, from the coding sequence ATGAATGGCCTGTATAAATCGGGCACCAGCGGGCTTGTACTGCCAGTTCCCAACAAAGCTGCTTTCCCGCCGGCGTACCGGGATAAGAGCCGGCTTACTTACTATTCCAGTTTGTTTAACAGCATTGAAATCAATAGCTCATTCTATAAATTACCTAAAGGTAGTACGGTAAAAAAATGGACGGAAGAGGTGCCGCCTCATTTCGTATTTACTTACAAATTATGGCAGGAAATTACCCATATAAAAGGGTTAGCATTTAATCCCGGAGATGTGTTAAATTTTATGACTGTCATTGACCAGGCAGGGGATCAGAAAGGTTGTTTGCTGGTACAGTTTCCACCTTCCCTGACGATCGATGGTTTTGGTCAGGTGGAATCACTGCTGTCGCTAATTTCCGGGTGGAAGGTAGCGTTGGAGTTCCGGCATTCCAGCTGGTACATCAGCGAAACGTTTGAATTGGCCGACGAATACGGCGCCAGTATAGTCCTGCACGATATTCCGAAATCAAAAAATACCCGGTTAAATAACAAGGCCAATTTTGTTTATCTTCGGTTTCACGGTCCCGCTGGCGATTATAAGGGTGGTTATACCCATGCTCAGCTGGAACAACATGCTTTACAGATCAAAGAATGGATGAGAGAAGAGAAAGAGGTGTATGTGTATTTCAATAACACCATCGGGGATGCAATTACAAACCTGATGACATTGAATGCATTGATCGGTTAA
- a CDS encoding tetratricopeptide repeat protein, producing the protein MKKFIATICCCCALYQSYAQDSVLFKRLAQAENWQDIIAATTAPDTLSAPALNILGIAYQMLSQDSMAISIFDKASARSPKDPRSYYLKGTLLNLRQQYREAIPVFEKAQDCDVSARNYVGLSVAYRGLKKIPQALEVLTKASELPDDDGHANVMIGQIYTEQNDNEKALAVYYKVKDKLAKDGEDYQTACIGICDLEIKEGRHELALPVVQELLEIDTANYVAMTKMIQICYHDKDYITGERYKAKLYAAQRDGKLDGELNDRFCLDRFKWNKKDVVVYERYEHGTSDKNYNKIIFVVMATPEAVEMTIQTEYTLPVEESNPYLLCGTDNDGHNNYGVRFGDNTPYEELKTAVLKILDNKKQAVAGSAH; encoded by the coding sequence ATGAAAAAGTTTATCGCAACCATTTGTTGCTGTTGCGCCCTGTACCAAAGTTACGCCCAGGACAGTGTCCTCTTTAAAAGGCTGGCGCAGGCAGAAAACTGGCAGGACATTATCGCTGCTACCACAGCACCTGATACCCTATCGGCTCCGGCATTGAATATCCTTGGCATTGCTTATCAAATGTTATCACAGGATAGTATGGCGATCTCCATCTTTGACAAGGCCAGTGCCAGATCACCAAAAGATCCCCGCTCCTATTACCTGAAAGGCACTTTGCTCAATTTGAGACAGCAATACAGGGAGGCGATTCCCGTATTTGAAAAGGCACAGGATTGCGATGTCAGTGCCCGCAACTATGTAGGATTGAGTGTTGCCTATCGTGGTTTAAAAAAAATCCCTCAGGCGCTAGAAGTATTAACCAAAGCAAGCGAACTACCTGATGACGACGGGCATGCCAATGTCATGATTGGCCAGATCTATACAGAACAGAATGATAATGAAAAAGCGCTGGCTGTATATTACAAGGTGAAAGATAAACTGGCAAAAGATGGGGAGGATTACCAGACGGCCTGTATCGGCATCTGTGATCTTGAAATCAAAGAAGGCAGACATGAGCTGGCCTTGCCGGTAGTGCAGGAATTGTTGGAAATAGACACGGCGAATTATGTAGCGATGACCAAAATGATCCAGATCTGCTATCACGATAAGGATTATATAACGGGCGAACGATACAAGGCGAAATTGTACGCGGCACAGCGGGACGGTAAACTGGACGGAGAGCTGAATGACAGGTTTTGTCTAGACAGATTTAAATGGAATAAGAAAGATGTGGTTGTATACGAAAGATATGAGCATGGTACATCCGACAAAAATTATAACAAGATCATCTTTGTGGTCATGGCTACCCCCGAAGCGGTTGAAATGACGATCCAGACAGAATATACTCTTCCTGTTGAGGAAAGCAACCCTTATTTACTTTGCGGAACGGATAATGATGGGCATAACAACTACGGGGTGAGATTCGGTGACAATACACCGTATGAAGAACTGAAAACGGCCGTGCTGAAAATCCTGGATAATAAAAAACAAGCTGTAGCGGGTAGTGCTCATTAG
- a CDS encoding DUF2461 domain-containing protein: MAKQSQVIIPASGYDFLEKLRKNNNREWFNEHKMTYQQELQHIENFAEALLAKMNVHDLIETPSGKKSLYRIYRDTRFSQDKTPYKTHWSGSFKRATKQRRGGYYFHIEKGNSFVAGGFFGPVPADLKLIRDDIAFDPAPLQKIIHSKAFTAAFGTLQGEQLKTAPKGYPADHEAIDLLRYKQYLLIRRFTDEEVMEASFLEEANKTYKAMRPFFDYMSEVLTSNGNGE, from the coding sequence ATGGCAAAACAATCACAGGTGATCATACCTGCATCCGGATACGATTTTCTGGAGAAATTAAGAAAGAATAATAACCGCGAATGGTTTAATGAGCATAAAATGACTTACCAGCAGGAGCTGCAGCATATTGAAAACTTTGCTGAAGCCCTGTTGGCCAAAATGAATGTACACGACCTGATTGAAACCCCATCAGGCAAAAAAAGCCTTTACCGCATTTATAGGGATACCCGTTTTTCACAGGATAAAACACCTTACAAAACACATTGGAGTGGGAGCTTTAAACGTGCGACAAAACAGCGCAGGGGTGGGTATTATTTTCATATAGAAAAGGGGAACAGCTTTGTAGCAGGTGGATTCTTTGGCCCTGTACCGGCAGACCTGAAACTGATCAGGGATGACATCGCCTTTGATCCTGCACCTTTGCAGAAAATCATCCACAGTAAAGCATTCACTGCTGCTTTTGGCACATTACAGGGGGAGCAGTTAAAGACGGCTCCTAAGGGGTATCCTGCGGATCATGAAGCCATAGATCTGTTGAGGTATAAACAATATCTGCTGATCAGGAGGTTTACGGATGAGGAAGTAATGGAAGCGTCTTTCCTGGAAGAAGCCAATAAAACATATAAGGCGATGCGCCCGTTTTTTGATTATATGAGTGAGGTACTGACCTCTAATGGCAACGGGGAATGA
- a CDS encoding serine hydrolase — translation MKYFFLALLLPTFVFAQHDQKLEKGLREVISGFHGDVGIYVRNLKTGHYAEINADSIFPTASIVKVPILVGVFDKIEKGELQYHQPLVYRDSAKYGGSGIMQYFKDSSETELSVLLALMMSYSDNTASLWNQALAGGGERINQLMEQYGLHVTKVNSRTAGRQEIWKIYGWGMTTPREMTTLMIKIRNGEIISKSASERMYRLMTHPYYDEGAISAIPPYVQAAHKSGAVDESRSEVVYVNAPHGEYAFYIGTKNIADKSWTDDNEASILIRKVSKYLWEYFEKKKA, via the coding sequence ATGAAGTATTTCTTTCTTGCGCTTTTGCTCCCAACTTTCGTCTTCGCCCAGCACGACCAAAAACTGGAAAAAGGCCTCCGCGAAGTGATCTCCGGTTTTCACGGGGATGTAGGTATTTATGTCCGTAACCTGAAAACCGGCCACTATGCCGAAATCAATGCAGACAGCATCTTCCCTACCGCCAGTATCGTAAAGGTACCTATATTGGTAGGTGTATTTGACAAGATAGAGAAAGGAGAACTCCAATACCACCAGCCACTCGTATACAGGGACAGCGCCAAATACGGCGGCTCTGGTATAATGCAATATTTCAAAGACAGTTCAGAAACAGAGCTCAGCGTACTCCTCGCCCTCATGATGTCGTACAGTGACAACACAGCTTCCCTCTGGAACCAGGCCCTTGCCGGTGGTGGCGAACGTATTAACCAGCTCATGGAGCAATACGGACTGCACGTCACAAAGGTGAACTCCCGTACAGCCGGCAGACAGGAAATATGGAAAATCTACGGCTGGGGCATGACGACTCCCCGTGAGATGACCACCCTGATGATCAAAATCCGCAATGGAGAAATCATCAGTAAATCTGCTTCTGAAAGAATGTACCGGCTCATGACGCATCCTTATTATGACGAAGGAGCTATCTCCGCCATTCCTCCCTATGTACAGGCTGCTCACAAATCAGGCGCTGTAGACGAATCAAGATCAGAAGTCGTGTATGTAAATGCCCCACATGGGGAATATGCCTTCTATATCGGCACGAAGAATATTGCCGATAAAAGCTGGACAGATGACAATGAAGCGTCTATCCTGATAAGGAAAGTCTCCAAATACCTGTGGGAATACTTTGAAAAGAAAAAGGCATGA
- a CDS encoding DoxX family membrane protein has product MIRHIFRILLGLFLIFAGVGHLSFARYEFQAQVPSFVPLNADLVVLLSGVVEILIGLALIFVRKYRVQVGWLIALFFVLVFPGNIAQYIHHRDAFGLNTDNLRLIRLFFQPVLILWVLWSTNALRRFS; this is encoded by the coding sequence ATGATCCGTCATATATTTCGCATTTTACTGGGCTTATTTTTGATTTTCGCAGGTGTTGGGCACCTGAGTTTCGCCCGATATGAATTCCAGGCACAGGTGCCTTCTTTTGTGCCATTGAATGCAGATTTAGTGGTACTGCTCTCCGGGGTAGTAGAAATTCTGATCGGCCTTGCCCTGATATTTGTACGAAAATACCGCGTACAGGTAGGCTGGCTGATTGCGCTATTCTTTGTCCTGGTATTCCCGGGCAATATTGCACAGTACATACATCACAGGGATGCATTTGGGCTGAATACAGATAATTTAAGGCTGATAAGACTGTTCTTCCAGCCGGTATTAATTCTTTGGGTTTTATGGAGCACAAATGCATTACGACGATTTTCCTGA
- a CDS encoding anaerobic sulfatase maturase, with amino-acid sequence MAKPAGATCNLQCSYCYYLEKDTPYMDDTVLEAYIRNYIREQPSQQVDFVWQGGEATLQGIPFYKKALQLQKQYRNGKVITNSFQTNGTLLTDDWCRFFRDNNFLVGISIDGPAELHDPYRVNKGGKATFKQVMRGLRLLLKHRVEFNTLTVVHDLNVRKPMEVYRFLKREGSEYMQFIPLVGKKEAVNPLEFGQFMSNIFDEWVKRDVGRYFVPVFDAALANEVGVPAGSCVFNDYCGQSIVIEHNGDVFACDHFVEPQYKIGNVLTGGLQEMMHSDKQQAFGLNKFRLLPAACGTCDVYKYCRGECPKNRQSDGLNYLCEGYRLFFRHIRPYMQFMANELAQQRSPANVMRYASTGFPPLN; translated from the coding sequence ATGGCAAAACCTGCGGGTGCTACCTGCAATCTGCAATGTTCTTATTGTTATTACCTGGAAAAGGACACACCGTATATGGATGATACGGTGCTGGAAGCATACATCCGGAACTATATCCGGGAGCAACCCAGCCAGCAGGTAGATTTTGTCTGGCAGGGAGGTGAAGCAACTTTGCAGGGCATCCCTTTTTATAAAAAGGCCCTGCAGTTACAAAAACAATACAGGAACGGAAAGGTGATCACGAATTCGTTTCAGACGAATGGCACTTTGCTCACGGATGACTGGTGTCGTTTCTTCAGAGATAACAATTTCCTGGTAGGAATTTCTATTGATGGTCCGGCAGAATTACATGACCCATACAGAGTAAATAAAGGAGGAAAAGCCACCTTTAAACAGGTGATGCGGGGCTTACGGTTATTACTAAAACATAGGGTAGAATTCAATACGCTGACTGTTGTACACGATTTAAATGTAAGGAAGCCGATGGAAGTATACCGGTTTCTGAAAAGAGAAGGAAGTGAGTACATGCAGTTTATTCCATTAGTGGGCAAAAAAGAAGCTGTGAATCCACTGGAGTTTGGGCAGTTTATGAGCAACATCTTCGACGAGTGGGTAAAGAGAGATGTAGGCCGGTATTTCGTGCCTGTTTTTGACGCTGCACTGGCAAATGAGGTAGGTGTGCCGGCAGGGAGTTGCGTATTCAATGATTATTGCGGACAATCGATTGTAATCGAACATAACGGCGATGTATTTGCCTGTGATCATTTTGTGGAGCCGCAGTATAAAATAGGGAATGTATTGACAGGGGGGCTGCAGGAGATGATGCATTCAGATAAGCAGCAGGCTTTTGGCTTAAATAAGTTCAGGCTGCTCCCGGCAGCCTGTGGCACATGTGATGTCTATAAATATTGTAGAGGGGAATGCCCGAAGAACAGGCAGTCAGATGGTCTCAATTACCTTTGTGAAGGTTACCGTCTGTTCTTCAGGCATATCCGTCCTTATATGCAATTTATGGCCAACGAACTGGCCCAACAGCGATCTCCTGCAAATGTCATGCGTTATGCTTCAACAGGTTTTCCGCCTCTGAACTGA
- a CDS encoding alpha/beta hydrolase, protein MKKPQLLLLHGAIGASQQLTAIAEALSPHYTIHLFDFPGHGGQPLPEEPFSIALFAEAVADHIRSQQLEDLTIFGASMGGYVALHLAAAHPALVDRIITLGTKFHWDPPTAEKETKMLNPETMLAKVPAFAQALEKMHAPNDWKIVVKKTAEMMLAMGTHNPLQPDDYKNISTPTLILLGDRDRMVSFEETLQTYKLLPNAGLGVLPHTPHPAELVNAQLLATIILANQSSKKPIAG, encoded by the coding sequence ATGAAAAAGCCCCAATTGTTATTACTCCACGGCGCCATTGGCGCCTCACAGCAGCTAACGGCGATCGCCGAAGCATTGTCTCCACATTATACTATCCACTTATTTGACTTTCCCGGACATGGCGGACAACCATTACCGGAGGAGCCATTTTCTATTGCACTTTTTGCTGAAGCTGTCGCAGATCACATCCGCTCACAGCAACTGGAAGATCTCACGATTTTTGGCGCCAGTATGGGAGGATATGTTGCCTTGCATTTAGCGGCAGCACATCCTGCTCTTGTGGACCGGATCATCACACTTGGCACAAAATTCCATTGGGATCCTCCTACGGCTGAAAAGGAAACGAAGATGCTCAATCCGGAGACGATGCTGGCGAAAGTACCCGCATTTGCGCAGGCGCTGGAGAAAATGCATGCGCCGAATGACTGGAAAATTGTTGTAAAAAAAACAGCAGAAATGATGCTGGCTATGGGTACGCACAATCCATTACAACCTGATGACTACAAAAACATCTCTACCCCTACATTGATCTTATTAGGAGACCGCGATCGGATGGTGTCTTTTGAAGAAACGTTACAAACCTATAAATTACTGCCGAATGCAGGTTTGGGTGTTTTACCCCATACCCCACACCCGGCAGAACTGGTGAATGCGCAGCTGCTGGCTACCATTATTTTAGCAAATCAATCCAGCAAAAAGCCCATCGCGGGATAG
- a CDS encoding carboxylesterase family protein, giving the protein MLRRIFPALALILQCSISTAQTVKTTRGYIKGIEEQGIFVFKGIPYASAERFKAPTPRPAWKDTLSCTNFGPIAPQWDGKVTGDEDCLRLNLYTPGVKGKKPVVVWVHGGGMTGGTGMWMNGHAFADHDSIVTITINYRLGALGFLYLNDIPGYETAANNAVLDLVASLQWIKENIAAFGGDPDRVTVMGESAGAKLTSVLLVTPAAKGKYQQLVLESGGVNCIRDTATAKAIRQCLMDTLHIADPGQLLTLSVNDIITAQAKVLKGASGTNYFGPMADDKIVFSDAYNWLKKHPVKNVRVLLGSNKAEALVFMNADKRLYHGDRQALRDWFGKNGDLVQLPPDTAGKIQTLSRIMYQLHTYRLANVLSAQKANVWLYSFEQPSHGNPATHGQELGYIWGSQQPLENPSLQQTIHTDWVNFIKGKSPWIKYDSRKLGMIYGEPTREDKIPGYEDPNYPAMGFLLD; this is encoded by the coding sequence ATGTTAAGAAGAATATTCCCTGCTTTGGCACTCATTCTCCAATGCAGCATTTCCACGGCCCAGACAGTTAAAACAACCCGCGGTTACATCAAAGGTATCGAAGAACAGGGCATCTTCGTATTCAAAGGTATACCATACGCCAGCGCGGAACGCTTCAAAGCACCCACTCCCAGGCCCGCCTGGAAAGATACTCTCTCGTGTACGAATTTCGGCCCCATCGCTCCACAGTGGGATGGGAAAGTAACAGGCGATGAAGATTGTCTGCGGCTAAACCTCTATACACCCGGTGTGAAAGGGAAAAAGCCGGTGGTAGTATGGGTACACGGTGGTGGTATGACAGGCGGTACCGGCATGTGGATGAACGGTCATGCTTTTGCAGATCATGACAGTATCGTTACAATTACAATCAATTATCGGTTAGGGGCTTTGGGCTTCCTGTATTTAAACGATATCCCGGGCTATGAAACTGCGGCGAATAATGCCGTGCTGGATCTGGTAGCCTCCCTGCAATGGATCAAAGAAAACATAGCCGCATTTGGCGGTGATCCGGATCGGGTAACTGTAATGGGGGAATCAGCAGGTGCAAAACTGACCAGTGTACTGCTGGTGACTCCTGCTGCCAAAGGCAAATATCAGCAACTGGTACTCGAAAGCGGTGGCGTAAACTGTATCAGGGATACTGCTACGGCCAAAGCTATCAGGCAGTGCCTCATGGATACTTTACATATTGCTGATCCCGGACAACTCCTCACTTTATCTGTGAATGACATCATCACTGCACAGGCAAAGGTGTTAAAAGGAGCTTCTGGTACGAATTATTTCGGCCCTATGGCGGATGATAAGATCGTTTTCAGCGATGCATACAACTGGCTAAAAAAGCACCCTGTAAAAAATGTACGGGTCTTACTCGGCAGCAATAAAGCAGAAGCCCTGGTGTTTATGAATGCTGACAAACGATTATACCATGGGGATAGACAGGCGCTCAGGGATTGGTTTGGTAAAAATGGGGATCTGGTACAGCTGCCACCGGATACTGCTGGTAAAATACAAACACTCAGCCGCATTATGTACCAGCTGCATACTTATCGTCTTGCCAATGTACTCAGCGCACAAAAAGCTAACGTATGGCTGTACTCCTTCGAACAGCCCAGTCATGGCAACCCCGCTACCCACGGGCAGGAGCTGGGTTACATATGGGGCAGCCAGCAACCACTGGAAAATCCTTCGTTGCAGCAAACAATCCATACAGACTGGGTGAATTTTATCAAAGGCAAAAGCCCCTGGATAAAATACGACAGTCGAAAGCTGGGAATGATTTACGGGGAACCTACCCGTGAGGATAAGATCCCCGGCTATGAAGATCCGAACTATCCCGCGATGGGCTTTTTGCTGGATTGA
- a CDS encoding vWA domain-containing protein: MRGIHFSKFEPDEQGKSPFEKLLDVFTQLLTYTSGDVSEALQWLTELDKEYQLTNEEYGIGDFIQELRDKGYIRENEENGSIQITGKTEQNIRKRALEEIFGKLKKSNVGNHNTRKSGQGDELNADSRPYQFGDALEQIDMTASIRNAQINHGIESFSIHQDDLEIQETDFKTQTSTALMIDISHSMILYGEDRITPAKKVAMALSELITTRYPKDTLDIIVFGNDAWQIEIKDLPYLQVGPYHTNTVAGLELAMDILRRRRNPNKQIFMITDGKPTCLKVGKQYYKNSFGLDRKILNRTLNLAAQCKKLKIPITTFMVATDPWLQKFVTEFTETNNGKAFFSGLDKLGQFLFFDFENGKKKVL; the protein is encoded by the coding sequence ATGAGAGGCATACATTTTTCCAAATTTGAACCCGACGAGCAGGGAAAATCGCCATTTGAGAAATTACTTGACGTGTTTACCCAACTGCTGACTTACACCAGCGGCGACGTCAGCGAAGCACTGCAATGGTTGACCGAACTGGACAAGGAATACCAGCTGACCAACGAAGAATACGGTATCGGAGACTTCATACAGGAGCTAAGGGATAAAGGATACATCCGCGAAAACGAAGAAAACGGTAGTATTCAGATCACCGGAAAAACCGAACAGAACATCCGCAAACGTGCCCTCGAAGAGATCTTTGGTAAGCTGAAAAAGTCAAACGTGGGCAACCATAACACCCGTAAATCAGGACAGGGTGATGAACTGAACGCCGATTCCAGACCTTACCAGTTCGGCGACGCACTGGAACAGATCGACATGACAGCGTCCATCCGCAATGCCCAGATCAATCATGGTATCGAGAGCTTTTCCATACATCAGGACGACCTGGAAATACAGGAAACGGATTTCAAGACCCAAACGTCTACGGCCCTGATGATAGACATCTCCCACTCCATGATCCTTTACGGCGAAGACCGTATCACTCCCGCCAAAAAGGTAGCCATGGCACTGAGTGAACTCATCACCACCCGCTATCCCAAGGACACACTGGACATAATCGTCTTTGGTAACGACGCCTGGCAGATAGAGATCAAAGATCTCCCTTACCTGCAGGTGGGTCCTTACCACACCAACACAGTAGCAGGCCTGGAACTGGCCATGGACATCCTGCGCAGACGCCGGAATCCCAACAAACAGATCTTCATGATCACCGATGGGAAACCTACCTGTCTCAAAGTCGGCAAACAGTATTACAAAAACAGCTTCGGCCTGGACCGCAAAATTCTGAATCGCACACTGAACCTGGCGGCACAATGCAAAAAGCTGAAAATCCCCATCACTACCTTCATGGTAGCGACTGACCCGTGGTTGCAAAAGTTCGTGACCGAGTTCACCGAAACCAACAACGGGAAAGCATTCTTTTCCGGTCTTGACAAACTGGGACAATTCCTCTTCTTCGACTTCGAAAACGGGAAAAAAAAGGTGCTGTAA
- a CDS encoding sigma 54-interacting transcriptional regulator, which produces MNINIRTLGELKKSGYKPKSVKEEIRQNLIKKLQQKEITFPGIIGYEDTVIPDTERALLSRHNILFLGLRGQAKTRMARQMISLLDEYIPVVEGSEVNDSPFAPLSKYARDLVAELGDATPISWLPAEARYGEKLATPDVSVADLVGDIDPIKAANLKLNYADERVIHFGIIPRSNRGIFVINELPDLQARIQVSLFNILQEGDIQIRGFKVRMPLDILFIFTANPEDYTNRGSIVTPLKDRIESQIITHYPKSVENSLLITEQEANVHAEQSHVEISDMIKRMIEQVAFEARNSEYVDKKSGVSARLTIAAYENAVSAGERRAIINGEKSTFVRVADLQGIIPAITGKIELVYEGEQEGPLQVAVNLLDKSIRTLFATYFPNPDSFKKRSKQVQQAENPYRQVIQWFDKGNAVQLLQDVSDKQYETALTKVDGLKELIKARFPQANKQEQLLLMEFVLHGLAAYSLISKKVVENETRFSDLLGTMMNFGTSSGEEEESEDF; this is translated from the coding sequence ATGAATATTAACATCAGAACGCTAGGTGAGTTAAAGAAGAGTGGATATAAACCTAAATCGGTCAAAGAAGAGATCAGACAAAACCTGATAAAAAAATTACAACAAAAAGAGATCACATTCCCCGGTATCATCGGTTATGAAGATACCGTTATCCCCGACACAGAAAGAGCATTACTGTCAAGGCACAATATCCTCTTCCTCGGTCTGCGCGGTCAGGCAAAAACACGTATGGCCCGCCAGATGATCTCCCTGCTGGACGAATACATTCCTGTAGTGGAAGGTTCTGAAGTGAACGACAGTCCTTTCGCACCACTTTCCAAATACGCCCGGGACCTGGTCGCTGAACTCGGTGATGCAACACCCATCTCCTGGTTGCCGGCAGAAGCCCGCTATGGCGAAAAACTAGCTACGCCAGATGTTTCCGTAGCTGACCTGGTAGGTGATATTGATCCTATCAAAGCGGCGAACCTGAAACTGAACTACGCAGATGAAAGGGTGATCCACTTTGGTATCATTCCCCGCTCTAACCGCGGCATCTTTGTAATCAACGAATTGCCCGATCTGCAGGCACGTATACAGGTATCCCTGTTCAACATCCTGCAGGAAGGCGATATACAGATCCGTGGTTTCAAAGTACGCATGCCGCTGGATATCCTCTTTATCTTCACAGCTAACCCCGAAGACTATACTAACCGTGGTTCTATCGTGACGCCGCTGAAAGACCGTATCGAAAGCCAGATCATCACGCACTATCCTAAGAGCGTAGAGAACTCCCTGCTCATCACCGAACAGGAAGCGAATGTACATGCAGAGCAATCACATGTTGAGATCAGTGATATGATCAAGCGCATGATCGAACAGGTGGCTTTTGAAGCACGTAACAGCGAATATGTAGATAAGAAATCCGGTGTCTCTGCCCGTCTTACCATCGCTGCGTATGAAAATGCAGTGAGTGCCGGCGAACGCAGGGCTATCATTAATGGTGAAAAATCAACTTTTGTCCGCGTCGCGGATTTACAGGGTATCATTCCGGCTATTACCGGTAAGATAGAACTTGTATATGAAGGTGAACAGGAAGGTCCATTGCAGGTAGCCGTGAATCTGCTGGACAAATCTATCCGTACACTCTTTGCTACTTACTTCCCGAACCCGGATTCGTTCAAAAAGCGCAGCAAACAGGTACAACAGGCCGAAAATCCTTACAGACAAGTAATTCAGTGGTTTGACAAAGGTAATGCGGTACAGTTACTGCAGGATGTGAGCGATAAGCAATACGAAACTGCACTGACAAAAGTAGATGGGCTGAAAGAACTGATCAAAGCCCGTTTTCCACAGGCGAATAAACAGGAACAGCTGCTGCTGATGGAATTCGTGCTGCATGGTTTGGCTGCTTATTCTTTAATCAGTAAGAAGGTGGTGGAAAATGAGACAAGGTTCAGCGACCTGCTGGGTACCATGATGAATTTTGGTACTAGTTCTGGTGAAGAGGAAGAATCTGAAGATTTTTAA
- a CDS encoding TetR/AcrR family transcriptional regulator has protein sequence MIITEIQMRGRPTIYDNKEALTKAQQVFWNKGYTATSLPDILAAIGIGAGSFYNAFKGGKKELFSKAIQQRREAFTAFKAELKAAPVPLDLIKEFFRSIAATDQQTHMQGCIIVNTVVEMANLDEELEGEAVTILKEVEAMFTETIAAAQKNGTIKNQTDPAVLGRYLITLWNGINVTRRMYPDNTILAKQIDMQLEILN, from the coding sequence GTGATCATTACAGAAATACAAATGAGAGGCAGACCGACCATTTACGATAATAAAGAAGCATTGACGAAAGCCCAACAGGTATTCTGGAATAAAGGGTATACCGCCACTTCGCTACCTGATATCTTAGCAGCTATCGGCATAGGCGCCGGCAGCTTTTACAACGCTTTTAAAGGGGGTAAAAAAGAGCTTTTCAGCAAAGCGATACAGCAGCGCAGGGAGGCTTTTACTGCATTTAAGGCGGAATTAAAGGCAGCCCCAGTACCATTGGACCTTATCAAAGAATTCTTTCGCAGCATTGCAGCTACTGATCAGCAAACGCATATGCAGGGATGCATCATTGTCAATACAGTCGTGGAAATGGCCAACCTGGATGAAGAACTGGAAGGCGAAGCAGTGACTATACTTAAAGAAGTAGAAGCCATGTTCACCGAAACGATTGCAGCTGCACAAAAGAACGGCACCATTAAAAACCAGACAGATCCTGCGGTACTTGGCCGTTATCTTATCACGCTCTGGAACGGGATTAATGTAACAAGACGCATGTATCCTGACAATACTATTCTCGCGAAGCAAATAGACATGCAACTGGAAATACTCAATTAA